CGTCATTGATCAGGCCGCGGCCCGAGAAGTGACCCCCTGACACACCGCGAAACGACCCACCTTGAAACCTGTACAGCCAGACGGGATCACCAGAGAGTGAGGGGGAGCCCGGTGGTCTCGGCTTCGTGGATGCGTTGTTCGATGGCCTGTGGTGGTTGGTTGTTGGCGAGCCCGGTGCGGATGGGCGTCAGCGATGGCGTGTGTGCGTCCGGCGGGCCCGAGGATGTCGGCGACGGGGCCGCCTGCCGCTTCCAAACCCGCCTGGCCGAGGTCCTCAGATTCGTCCCAGAAAGCGACGTCGAACCGATCTGATACAGCAAGGCCTACTACGTCGCGACGTAGCGACTGCCACCGAAGCCGCGGCGGCACTTGGCGGGCTATGGCTCTCCAGCGGTCCGTCCGCCCCCTGGCACACCCCCGGCCAAGCCGGTGTCACCGTCCGCGCCTATGCCGACCTGCGACGCGCACCCCTACCAGCGGCAATTGACCCCGGCACCGGTTTGAACCACGGTGACGAGAGGAGTTCGCGTAGTTCTGCGGGGCTGGTTTCGCCGCCCCGGTACGACTAGCCACTCCCCCGAGTGACCACCACCCCTGTTCCCGCGCGACAACCGACTCTACGGCGCTATCAACAGATCATGATCAAGACGACTGTCCGCGCCTTCGCGGCCGCGGCCCTCGCCCTGCTGCCCCTCACCACCGCCACCACCACCGCTCATGCGGCCGAGACGCTCAGCCTGCAC
This genomic stretch from Streptomyces nigrescens harbors:
- a CDS encoding DUF6207 family protein — protein: MCVRRARGCRRRGRLPLPNPPGRGPQIRPRKRRRTDLIQQGLLRRDVATATEAAAALGGLWLSSGPSAPWHTPGQAGVTVRAYADLRRAPLPAAIDPGTGLNHGDERSSRSSAGLVSPPRYD